The following are encoded together in the Flavihumibacter fluvii genome:
- a CDS encoding DMT family transporter, with protein sequence MSNTSPKLSNAWTGIALAVLATIIWSGNFVVARAIIHEIPPVALAFFRWLTASVLILPLAWHELRREWPIVKAHLPYFLFTALMGISLFNTLVYIAGHYSPAINLALIGTTSSPIIAIILARMFLKEKVPLIRIAGLSLCITGILYLLSKGSWQNLLGFHFSPGDIWVLLGAAAFSTYTILVRKKPAGISARAFLFVLFSLGTLLLLPAYLWESGHYPPIQWNASLAGVILYLGLGTSVISFLCWNAAITRIGAARTSLFGNLIPIFSSIEAVWLLQEKITMIHLVSGLLVITGLVIANLSVKRS encoded by the coding sequence TTGAGCAATACATCCCCCAAACTTTCAAACGCATGGACGGGCATCGCATTAGCCGTCCTGGCCACCATTATCTGGAGTGGGAACTTCGTGGTAGCCAGGGCCATCATTCATGAAATCCCGCCGGTGGCACTGGCTTTTTTCCGATGGCTCACGGCTTCGGTACTGATCCTGCCACTGGCCTGGCATGAACTCCGGCGGGAATGGCCCATAGTAAAAGCCCACCTGCCGTATTTTTTGTTCACCGCACTAATGGGAATCAGCCTCTTCAATACGCTGGTCTATATCGCAGGCCATTATTCACCGGCCATCAACCTGGCCCTGATCGGTACCACTTCCTCCCCCATCATCGCGATCATCCTGGCGCGGATGTTCCTGAAAGAGAAAGTGCCTTTAATAAGAATAGCCGGGCTTAGCCTATGCATCACTGGTATACTGTACCTGTTATCCAAAGGCAGCTGGCAAAACCTGCTGGGGTTTCATTTTTCCCCTGGGGATATCTGGGTCTTACTGGGCGCTGCTGCATTTTCCACCTACACTATCCTGGTCCGAAAAAAACCGGCAGGCATCAGTGCCCGGGCCTTTCTTTTTGTATTATTTAGTTTAGGTACATTACTGTTGTTACCGGCCTACCTCTGGGAAAGCGGGCATTATCCGCCTATCCAATGGAATGCAAGCCTGGCAGGCGTTATCCTCTACCTGGGTTTAGGCACTTCGGTTATTTCTTTTTTATGCTGGAATGCAGCGATCACCAGGATCGGTGCCGCCCGTACCTCCCTATTCGGGAACCTCATTCCCATCTTCAGCAGCATTGAAGCTGTTTGGCTATTACAGGAGAAAATTACAATGATCCACCTGGTCAGCGGGCTATTGGTTATCACCGGACTGGTAATTGCCAACCTTTCCGTAAAACGGTCCTGA
- the fbp gene encoding class 1 fructose-bisphosphatase, translating into MTMINRSVQTLDEFTIQQLRMFPKATGELSRLLRDIGLAAKRINVEVNKAGLVDILGDYGSVNIQGETVKKLDVFANNQLTGVLRHGISCAGVGSEEMDDLVIFNDEVSNQSKYVVLFDPLDGSANIDVNVSIGTIFSVFRRVSELGKPCVEADFLQPGIKQVAAGYIIYGSSTMLVYATRRGVNGFTLDPSIGEFCLSHPDIKCPEFGKFYSVNHGNFFQYSKGVQDYITQCQKKTEATGGPYAQRYIGSMVSDVHRNLIKGGIFMYPGMTDKPNGKLRLMYECNPFAFIIEVAGGKATNGKDRILDIQPVELHQRSPVFLGSKGMMEELESYL; encoded by the coding sequence ATGACCATGATAAACCGCTCGGTGCAGACCCTGGATGAATTTACTATCCAGCAATTGCGCATGTTCCCTAAAGCCACGGGCGAATTGAGCCGCCTGTTGCGCGATATTGGCCTCGCTGCAAAACGAATCAATGTGGAAGTGAATAAAGCCGGATTGGTCGATATCCTGGGCGATTACGGGAGTGTGAACATCCAGGGCGAAACAGTGAAGAAGCTGGATGTGTTTGCGAATAACCAGCTCACCGGTGTCTTACGCCATGGTATCAGTTGTGCCGGGGTTGGCAGTGAGGAAATGGATGACCTGGTCATCTTTAATGATGAGGTCAGTAACCAAAGCAAATATGTCGTTCTCTTTGATCCCCTTGATGGCAGCGCGAATATTGACGTGAACGTGTCGATCGGGACGATCTTTTCCGTGTTCCGGCGGGTTAGCGAATTGGGAAAACCCTGCGTGGAAGCCGATTTCCTGCAACCAGGCATTAAGCAGGTGGCAGCAGGTTATATCATTTATGGCAGCAGCACCATGCTGGTATACGCTACAAGGCGTGGCGTTAATGGATTCACCCTCGACCCTTCTATCGGGGAGTTCTGCCTGAGCCACCCGGATATAAAATGTCCTGAATTTGGAAAGTTCTATTCCGTTAACCACGGTAATTTCTTCCAGTACAGCAAAGGTGTGCAGGATTATATTACCCAGTGCCAGAAAAAGACTGAAGCTACCGGCGGGCCTTATGCGCAACGGTATATTGGCAGTATGGTCAGCGATGTTCATCGTAACCTGATCAAAGGCGGCATCTTCATGTACCCGGGAATGACCGATAAACCCAATGGCAAGCTCCGGCTGATGTATGAATGCAATCCCTTTGCCTTTATCATTGAGGTGGCCGGTGGAAAAGCTACAAACGGAAAGGATAGGATACTGGATATCCAACCGGTAGAATTGCACCAGCGTTCCCCCGTCTTTTTGGGCAGCAAGGGCATGATGGAGGAACTGGAATCCTATTTATAA
- a CDS encoding YfiT family bacillithiol transferase — protein MSDIAFEHRYPIGKYAPQPYSEKQHQDWLNDIRFLPQLLENAVLNLDEAQLLTPYREGGWTIKQLVHHVADSHANAMIRFKLGMTETNPTIKPYDEAAWAELNDVHELPVNISFTLLHALHARWYSCIKNLTGEELQTLTVVHPEHNKQMTLWHLLGMYAWHGKHHTAHITRLRDRMNW, from the coding sequence ATGAGCGACATCGCATTTGAACATCGCTATCCCATTGGTAAATATGCACCCCAGCCTTATTCCGAAAAGCAACACCAGGATTGGCTGAATGATATCAGGTTCCTGCCGCAATTACTGGAGAATGCCGTGCTAAACCTTGATGAGGCCCAGCTATTAACGCCTTACCGCGAAGGCGGCTGGACTATTAAGCAACTGGTGCACCATGTTGCGGATAGCCATGCCAATGCCATGATCCGGTTCAAACTGGGTATGACGGAAACAAACCCCACCATTAAACCATACGATGAAGCCGCATGGGCCGAATTGAATGATGTCCACGAATTACCCGTCAACATTTCTTTCACCTTGTTGCATGCCTTACACGCGCGCTGGTACAGTTGCATTAAAAACCTGACCGGTGAAGAATTGCAAACACTTACAGTAGTTCACCCGGAACATAATAAGCAAATGACCCTGTGGCACCTGCTTGGTATGTATGCCTGGCATGGCAAACACCATACAGCCCACATCACCAGGCTGCGCGACCGCATGAACTGGTAG
- a CDS encoding bifunctional folylpolyglutamate synthase/dihydrofolate synthase: MNYAATIDYLFTRLPMFTRIGAGAYKKDLHNIRLLEAASGDPHKKFRSIHITGTNGKGSTSHMLAAVLQEAGYKTGLYTSPHLHDFRERIKVNGEMIPEEAVISFTEKMQSIIPQIEPSFFEITVAMAFDWFVQQNIDIAVVEVGLGGRLDSTNIILPELSVITNIGWDHMNILGDSLEKIAFEKAGIIKENVPVVIGETLPETKPVFEQAAKEKNAPVYYAQALQQVLSWAQQDMRLAITIQEAGHQDAHQYELDLPGFYQVKNIPAILQSIRVLQQLGWQIPGEAIHRGLANTRKLTGLHGRWEQISSHPRIILDVGHNEDGIRAIGEQLELTDYNQLHIVIGMVKDKEIDKVLELLPKKATYYFTQANIPRALPADMLRQKAESYHLYGKNFGEVNQAFTAAKAAAAPDDLILVCGSVFIVGELIR, encoded by the coding sequence ATGAATTACGCTGCAACTATCGACTACCTGTTTACGCGTTTGCCCATGTTCACCAGAATTGGCGCTGGTGCCTATAAAAAAGACCTGCACAATATCCGGTTACTGGAAGCTGCAAGCGGTGATCCGCATAAGAAATTCAGGAGTATTCATATTACCGGCACCAATGGTAAGGGCTCCACCAGTCATATGCTGGCGGCTGTTTTGCAGGAAGCCGGTTACAAAACCGGGTTATACACTTCCCCCCACCTGCATGATTTCAGGGAAAGGATCAAGGTCAACGGCGAGATGATCCCGGAAGAAGCCGTGATCAGTTTTACGGAAAAAATGCAGTCCATCATCCCCCAGATCGAACCCTCCTTTTTTGAAATAACAGTAGCTATGGCATTCGACTGGTTCGTGCAGCAAAACATCGACATAGCGGTGGTAGAAGTTGGATTGGGCGGCCGGTTGGACAGTACAAATATCATCCTTCCCGAGCTATCGGTCATTACCAATATCGGGTGGGACCATATGAATATCCTGGGTGACAGCCTCGAAAAAATTGCGTTTGAAAAAGCGGGGATTATTAAGGAAAATGTCCCAGTTGTGATTGGTGAAACATTGCCAGAAACAAAGCCCGTTTTTGAACAGGCCGCCAAAGAAAAAAATGCACCTGTATATTATGCGCAGGCCCTGCAGCAGGTGCTGTCCTGGGCACAACAGGATATGCGATTGGCAATCACTATCCAGGAAGCCGGGCACCAGGATGCACACCAATACGAACTCGACCTGCCAGGTTTTTACCAGGTAAAAAATATACCAGCCATTCTCCAGAGTATCCGGGTATTGCAACAACTGGGTTGGCAAATACCTGGGGAAGCCATCCACCGGGGACTGGCGAATACACGCAAACTAACGGGCTTGCATGGCCGATGGGAACAAATCAGCAGCCACCCCCGCATCATCCTCGATGTAGGCCATAATGAAGATGGTATCAGGGCTATCGGGGAGCAGCTGGAACTGACCGACTACAACCAGCTGCACATTGTTATCGGCATGGTTAAGGACAAGGAGATCGACAAGGTGCTGGAACTTTTACCGAAAAAGGCCACCTATTATTTCACGCAGGCCAATATTCCGCGCGCGTTACCGGCGGATATGCTTCGGCAAAAAGCGGAATCATATCACCTTTATGGCAAAAATTTCGGGGAAGTAAACCAGGCTTTCACTGCTGCAAAAGCCGCTGCAGCACCCGATGACCTTATCCTTGTATGCGGCAGTGTATTTATAGTTGGCGAACTTATCCGGTAA
- a CDS encoding NUDIX hydrolase — MHWKTLSSEYISNHIYFTARRDRCQREDGTVVDPYFVVELPTSATALALTADNRVLMVKQYRHPIGEVILETPGGFIDEEEDFTTGMQRELLEETGYAFDSIDYLGRVAANPGVLNNYTELYLAKGGVKQKDQQLDHNEEIEVVEISLDELIAMVMRQEIKQSLHVNCIFFALLKMGKLSFTG, encoded by the coding sequence ATGCATTGGAAAACCCTCTCCTCCGAATACATCTCCAACCACATTTATTTCACCGCAAGGCGCGACCGCTGCCAGCGCGAAGACGGCACCGTGGTTGATCCGTATTTTGTGGTGGAATTACCCACCTCTGCAACAGCACTGGCTTTGACAGCTGACAACAGGGTACTGATGGTAAAACAATACCGGCATCCCATTGGTGAAGTGATCCTTGAAACCCCAGGCGGATTTATTGACGAAGAGGAGGATTTTACCACAGGTATGCAACGTGAATTGCTCGAAGAAACCGGCTATGCTTTTGACAGCATCGACTACCTGGGAAGGGTAGCCGCAAATCCCGGCGTATTGAATAATTATACTGAATTATACCTGGCAAAGGGTGGTGTTAAACAAAAGGACCAGCAACTGGACCATAATGAAGAAATTGAAGTGGTTGAAATTTCCCTCGATGAGTTAATCGCCATGGTCATGCGGCAGGAGATCAAACAGTCGTTGCATGTGAACTGTATTTTTTTCGCATTGCTGAAAATGGGTAAGCTGTCGTTTACCGGATAA
- a CDS encoding CAP domain-containing protein yields MLRHKIMLPVFVSLLILGCSTRPPATVVKTTKSKPAPVSLASMEASILQEVNKYRTAHGLSPLKDNSILDTEAALHSQQMASKQVPFGHQGYATRMSRIDQRLGGIKASAENVAYGNMTAREVVQSWLKSAPHKKNIAGPYTLSGIGVSLDKQGIIYFTQIFTQQ; encoded by the coding sequence ATGCTGCGTCATAAAATAATGCTACCGGTTTTTGTATCCCTTTTGATTTTGGGCTGTTCCACCAGGCCCCCTGCCACTGTTGTAAAAACCACCAAGTCAAAACCGGCCCCGGTTTCCCTGGCTTCCATGGAAGCGTCCATTTTGCAGGAAGTCAATAAATACCGCACCGCGCATGGTTTATCACCTTTGAAGGACAACAGCATATTGGATACGGAAGCCGCATTGCATAGCCAGCAAATGGCCAGTAAGCAGGTGCCTTTCGGTCACCAGGGCTATGCCACCCGGATGTCCAGGATTGACCAGCGGCTGGGCGGCATAAAGGCTTCTGCCGAGAATGTTGCCTATGGAAATATGACCGCCAGGGAAGTAGTGCAATCCTGGTTAAAAAGTGCACCGCATAAAAAAAATATCGCAGGTCCTTATACCCTTAGCGGGATTGGTGTTTCCCTAGATAAGCAGGGGATAATTTATTTTACGCAGATTTTTACACAGCAATGA
- a CDS encoding ABC transporter ATP-binding protein yields MERQPIISVRNLYKSYGSFEAVKGLSFEVYAGEIFGLLGPNGAGKSTTLEIIETLREKSGGEVIVAGIDLDKDPGAIKKIIGVQLQASGYYPGLNLAELIELFSGLYNRNVNPMELLDLVNLRDKANAKFKELSGGQKQRFSIATTLINEPSIIFLDEPTTGLDPQARRNLWDLITGIKAKGTTVILTTHYMDEAEVLCDRVAIMDAGRIIALDTPDRLIDQLVAKGFEKPREVKQANLEDVFITLTGHQLRDGE; encoded by the coding sequence ATGGAAAGACAGCCTATTATCTCCGTGCGTAACCTGTATAAAAGCTATGGCAGTTTTGAAGCGGTGAAGGGACTTAGCTTTGAAGTTTACGCCGGTGAAATATTCGGTTTACTGGGGCCTAATGGTGCCGGGAAATCAACCACCCTGGAGATCATTGAAACCTTGCGCGAAAAGTCCGGCGGCGAAGTAATCGTGGCGGGTATTGACCTGGATAAAGACCCCGGCGCCATAAAGAAAATCATTGGGGTGCAATTGCAGGCTTCGGGTTATTACCCGGGTCTCAACCTGGCAGAACTTATCGAATTGTTTTCGGGCTTATATAACCGGAATGTCAACCCGATGGAATTACTGGACCTGGTTAACCTTCGCGATAAAGCAAATGCAAAATTCAAGGAATTAAGCGGCGGACAAAAACAACGCTTTTCCATTGCAACAACCCTGATCAATGAGCCCAGCATCATTTTCCTGGATGAGCCCACAACCGGACTTGACCCACAGGCGAGGCGAAATCTCTGGGACCTCATTACCGGTATTAAAGCCAAGGGCACTACGGTTATCCTGACCACCCATTATATGGATGAAGCCGAAGTGCTTTGCGACAGGGTGGCCATTATGGATGCCGGCCGCATCATTGCCCTGGATACGCCCGACCGGCTGATCGACCAGTTAGTGGCGAAGGGGTTTGAAAAACCCCGGGAAGTGAAGCAGGCCAACCTGGAAGATGTTTTTATTACGCTGACCGGCCATCAATTGCGTGATGGTGAATAA